One region of Dehalococcoidia bacterium genomic DNA includes:
- the rplL gene encoding 50S ribosomal protein L7/L12, with product MTKDEIVTMIKGMTVLELSELVKALEEEFGVSAAMPMAVAAGPAAGGASGGAAAAAEEQTDFTVILKEVGENKIAVIKAVREVTTLGLKEAKDLVEGAPKPVKEGINKDEAASIKKKLEESGAKVEVK from the coding sequence ATGACAAAAGACGAGATCGTAACGATGATAAAGGGAATGACCGTACTTGAGCTTTCGGAGCTGGTTAAGGCGCTGGAAGAGGAATTCGGTGTCAGCGCCGCTATGCCCATGGCCGTGGCCGCAGGGCCGGCTGCCGGTGGGGCATCCGGCGGAGCAGCCGCAGCCGCCGAGGAACAGACCGATTTCACGGTGATTCTCAAGGAAGTCGGCGAGAACAAGATCGCCGTCATCAAAGCCGTACGTGAGGTGACCACGCTTGGTTTGAAGGAAGCCAAGGATCTGGTTGAAGGCGCGCCCAAGCCCGTCAAAGAAGGCATAAACAAGGACGAGGCCGCTTCCATTAAAAAGAAGCTGGAAGAATCCGGCGCAAAAGTAGAAGTAAAATAG
- a CDS encoding TIGR04076 family protein, with translation MANHEKRVISAKVVSQKGTCVAGHKQGDEFVVTDMCPAGMCAWAFYTLFPFAQVLMSEGNFPWEKDPDKCTVVCPDPGSPVVFELSRRK, from the coding sequence ATGGCGAATCATGAGAAACGTGTGATTTCCGCGAAGGTAGTATCACAGAAAGGCACATGCGTGGCCGGCCACAAACAGGGCGACGAATTCGTGGTCACGGACATGTGCCCGGCAGGCATGTGCGCCTGGGCTTTTTACACGTTATTCCCATTTGCCCAGGTATTGATGTCGGAGGGCAACTTTCCCTGGGAAAAAGATCCTGACAAATGCACCGTGGTTTGCCCCGATCCGGGCAGCCCTGTGGTTTTTGAATTATCCCGCAGAAAGTGA
- a CDS encoding YifB family Mg chelatase-like AAA ATPase yields MLARINTAAMVGLDARMVEVEVDISPGLPGTLIVGLPDAAVKEARDRVRAAVRNSGCSFPMKRITVNLAPADLKKIGPTYDLPIAIGILVSSGQINIDCSNTLFLGELSLDGSVRHLNGILPMVAMARERGIRSVFVPAEDAGEAGLIEDIAVYPVIALGQLVSHFQGEQDIQPYSDKAKWEDSYRAGQQDDISQVKGHEHAKRALEVAAAGGHNVLMVGPPGSGKTMLARALANILPALTLTEAIEVTKIYSVSGLTSRDIPLINRRPFRAPHYSTSHAGLVGGGRLPHPGEISLSHRGVLFLDEFPEFNHMALESLRQPLEDRVITISRAEGSLTFPANFILVAAMNPCPCGYYGDPVRECTCSSTVVTHYQKKISGPLMDRIDIFLDIPRVDYDKLMDDGHSETSESVRRRVQAARLIQTERFAGSALTDNADMTALEIRQFCKVDPQAQALLKTAMKQIHFTARAFHRTLKLARTVADLDCSPIIKTNHVAEALQYRQRNINQ; encoded by the coding sequence ATGTTAGCCAGAATTAATACTGCAGCGATGGTCGGGCTCGATGCACGCATGGTCGAGGTGGAGGTAGATATATCGCCCGGCTTACCAGGCACACTGATCGTAGGATTGCCCGATGCCGCCGTCAAGGAAGCTCGTGATCGCGTGCGCGCCGCCGTGCGCAACTCCGGCTGCAGCTTCCCTATGAAAAGGATAACGGTCAACCTTGCGCCGGCCGACCTGAAAAAGATCGGCCCAACCTACGATCTACCCATCGCCATCGGCATACTGGTCAGCTCCGGCCAGATCAACATCGACTGCTCAAATACACTCTTCCTGGGCGAGCTGTCCCTGGACGGCAGTGTGCGTCATCTCAACGGCATCCTGCCCATGGTAGCCATGGCCAGGGAAAGGGGCATCCGCAGCGTTTTTGTGCCCGCAGAAGATGCCGGTGAAGCAGGATTGATCGAAGATATCGCAGTCTACCCGGTTATCGCGCTCGGGCAACTGGTAAGCCATTTCCAGGGTGAACAGGATATCCAACCGTACTCAGACAAGGCGAAGTGGGAGGATTCATATCGGGCAGGCCAGCAGGACGATATATCGCAGGTAAAGGGCCATGAGCACGCCAAGAGGGCACTTGAGGTGGCCGCCGCGGGAGGCCACAACGTTTTGATGGTAGGGCCTCCGGGAAGTGGAAAAACCATGCTGGCGCGCGCCCTGGCCAATATATTGCCGGCGCTCACTCTTACCGAAGCGATCGAAGTGACCAAGATATACAGCGTCAGCGGCCTTACGTCCCGTGATATCCCGCTTATCAACCGGCGCCCATTCCGCGCGCCGCATTATTCCACCTCGCACGCAGGTCTGGTGGGAGGTGGCCGTCTGCCGCATCCGGGTGAGATAAGCCTGAGCCACCGCGGCGTCCTTTTCCTGGATGAATTCCCCGAATTTAACCATATGGCCCTTGAATCGCTGCGCCAGCCACTGGAAGACAGGGTTATCACCATCAGCCGTGCCGAGGGCAGCCTGACCTTTCCGGCTAACTTCATACTGGTGGCTGCCATGAATCCCTGCCCCTGCGGATACTACGGCGACCCGGTCAGGGAATGCACATGCTCATCCACGGTAGTCACTCACTATCAGAAAAAAATCAGCGGCCCGCTCATGGACCGCATCGATATTTTCCTCGATATACCCCGTGTGGATTACGATAAGCTCATGGATGACGGCCACTCTGAAACCTCGGAAAGCGTGCGCCGGCGCGTTCAGGCAGCCAGGCTAATCCAGACTGAAAGATTTGCAGGATCCGCTTTAACGGATAATGCCGACATGACCGCCCTCGAGATAAGACAATTCTGCAAGGTCGATCCTCAGGCCCAGGCGCTGTTAAAAACAGCCATGAAACAGATCCATTTCACTGCAAGGGCCTTCCACCGTACGCTTAAACTCGCGCGTACCGTAGCGGACCTGGACTGCTCTCCGATAATAAAGACCAACCACGTGGCCGAGGCATTGCAGTACAGGCAGAGGAATATCAACCAATAA
- a CDS encoding nicotinamide-nucleotide amidohydrolase family protein, whose product MKKSEEQIAILVRAYRDKAGKCLTIGTVESATGGRVADKITNVAGSSDYYKGSIVSYSNDLKVDAAGVKPDTLKLHGAVSPETAGEMAEGGRKALDVDICLSTTGIAGPGGATQEKPAGLFYISVATPDEISVEKFVFKGNRIEIKRSAARKALGLLENRLQGYLDRLSSIPLEEKHVVTCFLEQRQLILILRRSNKVGTYQRTWAGVSGYIETDPLDQAYSEIREETGLFKNNIRLVKEGKTVEVVDEKLHRKWIVHPFLFHVLDPDKILIDWEHTECKWIKPGDLSGYTTVPGLDRALRSVMHK is encoded by the coding sequence GTGAAAAAATCCGAGGAACAGATAGCCATTTTAGTCAGGGCATATCGCGACAAGGCCGGCAAATGCCTGACCATCGGCACGGTGGAATCGGCTACCGGTGGACGGGTAGCTGATAAAATCACCAATGTGGCAGGCAGTTCCGATTATTATAAAGGATCGATAGTCTCGTACAGCAACGACCTCAAAGTTGATGCTGCCGGTGTAAAACCTGATACCCTAAAGCTTCACGGGGCTGTCAGCCCTGAGACAGCAGGGGAAATGGCGGAAGGCGGGCGCAAGGCTCTTGATGTGGACATATGCCTGTCCACAACGGGCATTGCCGGCCCGGGCGGCGCAACACAGGAGAAACCTGCAGGCCTTTTTTATATAAGTGTGGCAACTCCAGATGAGATATCGGTCGAAAAATTCGTCTTCAAGGGAAACCGTATAGAGATCAAACGCAGCGCAGCCAGGAAGGCACTGGGGCTGCTGGAAAACCGGCTTCAAGGTTATCTCGATCGTCTATCTTCTATTCCTCTTGAAGAGAAACACGTGGTCACCTGTTTCCTTGAACAGAGACAGCTGATACTGATATTGAGGCGCAGTAACAAGGTGGGCACGTACCAGAGGACATGGGCGGGCGTCAGTGGCTATATCGAGACCGATCCGCTGGACCAGGCCTACAGCGAGATCAGGGAGGAGACCGGACTTTTCAAGAACAATATCAGGCTGGTCAAAGAAGGGAAAACGGTTGAGGTGGTGGATGAGAAGCTTCACAGAAAATGGATCGTACACCCCTTCCTCTTCCACGTGCTGGACCCGGATAAAATCCTGATCGATTGGGAACACACCGAGTGCAAATGGATCAAACCGGGCGACCTTTCGGGGTATACCACTGTCCCCGGCCTTGACAGAGCGCTGCGCAGCGTCATGCATAAATAA
- a CDS encoding MBL fold metallo-hydrolase, producing MIAMVNLRDTILFLGTGGARFTVAKQLLATGGAWMNLGGTQILMDPGPGSLVYAIKYGCEPPVLDAIILSHKHLDHSVDINVMIEAMTDGGWKKRGSLYAPADAFNNGAVILPYVRAYPGKVEVLEEGKDQTEGDVVFNTPVKHIHQVETYGFVFKTPRHKFSWITDTKIFDSLASYYMTELVIINVLSYERRLPVDHLSLPEAEAIIREIKPKAAVLTHFGLTMWREKPWDIEQRVSDATGVRVIAARDGMLLDLDEMV from the coding sequence ATGATCGCCATGGTAAATCTGCGTGACACAATTCTATTTCTGGGGACGGGGGGCGCCAGGTTTACAGTCGCCAAGCAGCTGTTAGCCACCGGCGGCGCCTGGATGAATCTGGGAGGCACTCAGATATTGATGGATCCAGGCCCGGGCTCGCTGGTTTACGCAATTAAATACGGCTGTGAGCCTCCCGTGCTTGATGCCATTATCCTCTCACACAAGCACCTCGATCACTCAGTTGACATAAATGTGATGATTGAAGCTATGACTGACGGCGGTTGGAAAAAGCGCGGATCGCTGTACGCGCCGGCCGATGCTTTTAATAATGGCGCTGTGATACTTCCCTACGTCAGGGCTTATCCCGGCAAGGTGGAGGTGCTGGAGGAAGGGAAAGACCAGACGGAGGGCGACGTGGTTTTCAATACTCCCGTGAAGCATATACACCAGGTAGAGACATACGGTTTCGTTTTTAAAACGCCACGCCACAAATTTTCGTGGATAACGGACACGAAGATTTTCGATTCGCTGGCCAGTTACTATATGACTGAACTGGTGATTATCAACGTATTAAGTTACGAGAGGAGACTGCCGGTCGACCACCTGTCTTTGCCCGAGGCAGAAGCGATTATACGAGAGATCAAACCGAAGGCGGCAGTGCTCACGCACTTCGGGTTGACCATGTGGAGGGAAAAGCCGTGGGATATCGAGCAGCGGGTGAGCGACGCCACGGGCGTCAGGGTCATAGCCGCCAGGGACGGCATGTTGCTTGACCTGGATGAAATGGTCTGA
- the uvrC gene encoding excinuclease ABC subunit UvrC, with protein MSYLKLLPPRPGVYTFRDVNGAVIYIGKASNLRNRVKSYFKYTPNLSEKTARMVQQIDKIEFVITESEIAALVLECQQIKKHRPPYNILLKDDKSFPYIKVDVKNEWPTISITRRRYNDGAKYIGRVPSAWSARQTYNFIKKVFPLRSCDKKISGNEIRPCLKYHIRRCYGPCIGAISKEEYQAIVRRVVALLEGKEEMVLRDLKKSMAAASHSLEFEKAAALRNQAQAIEAVIASNNIPLNIRGEQDAIAIARDDELACVRIFSISNTRLAGDEHFILDDVRDEPVARLLEGFIKQYYSSTDHIPGLILLQSPIDERLLISEWLKNKRGSNVELRVPQKGVGLRLINMVMENARQQLEIYKNRRAARPENLKLLANLKELLDLERFPHRIEAYDISNIQGTSAVGSMVVFEDGSPRPPHYRRFRIRSVAGADDYAMMREMIRRRFKEHVNDGGKWASLPDLVLIDGGKGHLHAAISAMREAGIKDIAVASIAKENEDIYLPGFNEPVPMDKSSPELHLLQRTRDEAHRFAITYHKSVRAKAARESAMDSVSGIGPSRKKALIKKFGSVRKIREASIEELTAVEGITPGLAQRILEAL; from the coding sequence GTGTCCTACTTAAAGCTTCTGCCTCCCAGGCCCGGCGTCTACACCTTCAGAGACGTCAACGGTGCAGTCATATACATCGGAAAAGCATCAAACTTGCGCAACCGGGTAAAAAGCTACTTCAAATATACACCCAATCTATCTGAAAAAACAGCCCGTATGGTACAGCAGATCGACAAAATTGAATTCGTTATTACGGAATCGGAAATAGCAGCTCTTGTACTTGAATGTCAGCAGATAAAAAAGCACAGGCCTCCCTATAACATACTGCTCAAGGACGACAAGAGTTTTCCCTATATTAAGGTCGATGTCAAAAATGAATGGCCCACCATCAGCATTACCAGGCGGCGCTACAACGATGGCGCTAAATACATCGGCCGCGTACCCAGTGCGTGGTCGGCACGCCAGACCTATAATTTCATTAAAAAAGTATTCCCTCTAAGGTCCTGCGATAAGAAGATCAGCGGAAATGAAATAAGGCCGTGTCTGAAATATCATATCCGCCGCTGTTACGGACCCTGTATCGGAGCCATCAGCAAGGAGGAGTATCAGGCCATCGTCCGGCGGGTGGTGGCCTTGCTTGAGGGTAAAGAGGAGATGGTATTGCGCGACCTCAAGAAATCCATGGCCGCGGCATCGCATTCTCTTGAATTTGAAAAGGCAGCAGCCTTACGGAACCAGGCTCAGGCCATTGAAGCGGTAATCGCCAGCAACAACATCCCCCTCAATATCCGCGGTGAACAGGATGCCATAGCGATTGCTCGTGACGACGAACTGGCCTGCGTGCGCATTTTCTCGATCAGCAATACACGACTGGCCGGCGATGAGCACTTTATCCTGGATGATGTCAGAGATGAGCCTGTTGCAAGGCTGCTGGAAGGATTCATCAAGCAGTATTATTCCTCTACCGACCATATCCCCGGACTGATCCTCCTGCAGTCCCCTATCGACGAACGTCTTCTCATATCAGAATGGCTGAAAAACAAGCGTGGTTCTAATGTTGAGCTGCGCGTGCCGCAGAAGGGTGTCGGCCTTCGTCTCATCAACATGGTAATGGAAAATGCACGCCAGCAACTGGAGATCTACAAGAACAGGCGCGCAGCCAGACCCGAAAATCTCAAACTGCTGGCGAACCTGAAGGAACTGCTCGATCTTGAGCGCTTCCCGCATAGAATTGAAGCCTACGACATATCAAATATCCAGGGTACCAGCGCTGTCGGCAGCATGGTAGTATTTGAAGACGGCAGCCCCAGGCCGCCTCATTACCGTCGTTTCAGGATAAGGTCGGTCGCCGGCGCAGACGACTATGCTATGATGCGAGAGATGATCAGGCGGCGTTTTAAAGAGCACGTAAACGATGGAGGCAAATGGGCAAGCTTGCCGGACCTTGTGTTGATCGACGGGGGCAAAGGGCATCTTCACGCTGCCATATCCGCTATGCGCGAAGCAGGTATCAAGGATATTGCCGTAGCCAGCATAGCCAAAGAGAACGAAGATATATATCTACCCGGTTTCAACGAGCCTGTACCCATGGACAAATCATCGCCCGAATTACATTTGCTACAGAGGACGCGGGACGAAGCGCACAGGTTTGCCATTACGTATCATAAGAGCGTCCGTGCAAAGGCGGCCCGGGAATCTGCCATGGACAGTGTTTCCGGCATAGGCCCGTCCCGCAAAAAGGCGCTGATCAAGAAATTCGGCTCAGTACGCAAAATAAGAGAGGCAAGTATCGAGGAGCTAACCGCAGTTGAAGGCATCACGCCGGGGCTGGCACAGAGAATACTCGAAGCACTGTAA
- a CDS encoding tyrosine-type recombinase/integrase — MEEDIRLFLNYISKEKKCSRNTLDAYHNDLSQLADYIAAVKGKEGPGYNSAELSGDHLSSYMQSLKQKSYTVSTIARKVAAARTFLKFMAERGKINKDLAPSLTAPRVNKPLPTALSVNDMQRLLAETARVPSVDARRDQAMLELLYASGLLASELMSLNVEDIDTAHNCVNLKGPSGKIRKIPLDGRIGRMMREYIDSVRIKLLISDKERALFLNQRGERLTRQGFWQIVQGYATAAGISAKVTPRTIRHSYAVHRLNSGADIHSVQEVLGHAHISTTRAYKQV; from the coding sequence ATGGAAGAAGACATAAGATTATTCCTGAATTACATATCTAAAGAGAAGAAGTGCTCAAGGAACACCTTGGACGCTTATCATAATGATCTGAGCCAGCTGGCGGATTATATAGCTGCGGTCAAAGGGAAAGAAGGGCCGGGCTACAATTCCGCCGAGTTGAGCGGAGATCACCTATCGTCCTACATGCAAAGCCTCAAGCAGAAAAGCTATACCGTTTCTACCATCGCGAGGAAGGTTGCAGCGGCCAGGACCTTTCTAAAATTCATGGCCGAACGCGGCAAGATTAATAAGGATCTGGCGCCCAGCCTGACTGCCCCGAGGGTTAATAAACCTCTACCAACAGCCTTGTCGGTGAATGATATGCAACGTCTACTGGCGGAGACTGCGCGGGTTCCTTCCGTCGATGCCCGCAGAGACCAGGCCATGCTGGAACTGCTGTATGCCAGCGGACTGCTGGCCAGTGAACTGATGTCTCTGAATGTTGAGGATATCGACACAGCGCATAACTGCGTTAATTTAAAAGGGCCTAGCGGCAAAATAAGGAAGATCCCTCTGGATGGCCGCATCGGTCGAATGATGCGGGAATACATAGACTCGGTGCGAATCAAGTTGCTGATCAGTGATAAAGAGAGAGCCCTTTTCCTGAATCAGAGGGGTGAAAGGCTCACCAGGCAGGGATTCTGGCAGATCGTACAGGGATATGCAACTGCCGCCGGGATATCCGCCAAAGTCACGCCCAGGACTATCAGGCACAGTTATGCTGTGCACAGGCTTAACAGCGGTGCGGATATTCATTCTGTGCAGGAAGTACTGGGGCATGCTCACATCTCTACGACACGGGCCTATAAACAGGTGTAG
- a CDS encoding protein-L-isoaspartate(D-aspartate) O-methyltransferase — protein sequence MDLDRARRILIDSISHDIKDRHVLLAMSRVPRERFIPLELQSSAYDDRPLGIGCGQTISQPYIVALMTEALGLTGQEKVLEVGTGSGYQAAVLAELANCVYSVERIPELAESAAGILAELGYKNVQVELAGDQLGCAKYAPYDAILVAAAAPSVHQTLIDQLCEGGRLVIPVGSRMEQELLRITKLKAGIRTERLGGCRFVPLIGRDAWNE from the coding sequence GTGGACTTGGACAGGGCCCGGCGGATCCTGATCGATTCGATATCTCACGATATCAAAGATAGACATGTATTGTTGGCTATGTCCAGGGTGCCTCGCGAGCGGTTCATACCACTGGAGCTACAGTCGTCGGCGTACGACGACAGGCCTCTCGGCATCGGCTGCGGTCAGACCATCTCGCAACCTTACATCGTCGCTCTTATGACGGAGGCGCTGGGATTGACCGGGCAGGAGAAGGTGCTTGAGGTCGGCACCGGCAGCGGATACCAGGCTGCAGTGCTGGCCGAACTCGCCAATTGTGTTTACAGCGTCGAGAGGATACCCGAGCTCGCGGAGTCTGCAGCCGGGATACTGGCGGAGCTGGGCTACAAAAATGTTCAGGTTGAGCTTGCCGGCGATCAGCTGGGTTGTGCGAAGTATGCGCCCTATGACGCTATTTTAGTGGCCGCCGCTGCCCCTTCCGTGCACCAGACATTGATAGACCAGCTGTGCGAGGGAGGAAGGCTGGTCATACCGGTCGGATCAAGAATGGAGCAGGAGCTTCTGCGCATCACGAAACTGAAAGCGGGTATCAGGACCGAGAGATTGGGGGGCTGCCGCTTCGTGCCGTTAATCGGCAGGGACGCCTGGAATGAGTGA
- a CDS encoding 2Fe-2S iron-sulfur cluster-binding protein — MVCTLIIDGREVRATRGANLLWTALDKGFYIPNLCATRGLKKPTASCRLCFVEIAGKAGGPVTACTENVCDGMSVTLTSPVIRRLRKAAFNLLLSNHSLDCARCAKNKKCEMQNIAAHEHYKLNDRRFKKIPLEYPIDTSHPLIIFDRNKCVLCGKCILACKNKGTSVLDFAYRGLNTIVSTFAQMPLAETDCNSCLACAEVCPVGSIYLRSLIPGVPAD; from the coding sequence ATGGTTTGCACTTTAATCATAGACGGAAGAGAGGTCAGAGCAACCCGCGGAGCAAACCTGCTGTGGACGGCGCTGGACAAAGGCTTCTATATCCCTAACCTGTGCGCGACCCGCGGCCTTAAAAAGCCCACCGCATCATGCCGCCTTTGCTTTGTGGAGATCGCAGGTAAGGCCGGTGGTCCTGTCACCGCCTGCACTGAAAACGTCTGCGACGGCATGTCGGTTACCCTCACCAGCCCGGTTATAAGGAGATTACGCAAAGCAGCGTTCAACCTGTTACTGAGCAACCACTCACTGGATTGCGCAAGATGCGCCAAGAATAAAAAGTGCGAGATGCAGAACATAGCCGCCCACGAGCATTACAAACTCAATGACCGGCGTTTCAAAAAAATCCCGCTGGAGTATCCAATTGACACCAGCCACCCTCTGATCATATTCGACCGCAATAAATGCGTTCTCTGCGGGAAGTGTATCCTGGCCTGCAAAAATAAAGGAACTTCTGTCCTGGACTTTGCCTATCGCGGCTTGAATACTATCGTTTCCACGTTTGCTCAGATGCCCCTGGCAGAAACTGACTGCAACTCATGCCTGGCCTGTGCTGAAGTATGCCCTGTCGGGTCTATCTACCTGCGATCACTCATTCCAGGCGTCCCTGCCGATTAA
- a CDS encoding Ni/Fe hydrogenase subunit alpha has protein sequence MASKTIEINPITRVEGHGKVTIQLDDAGNAVSARFHNTQFRGFEKFCEGQVFQEMPNLTPRICGICPVSHQLASAKACDMILGKELTRPAKLLRELLHLGQYIQSHALHFFHLASPDFLLGFDSDPATRNVIGLIEVDPALATEAVKLRSLGQTIIKKLGGKKVHMNAALPGGMTTALSAEDRDYFLKQIDWALADAQLAVKILKEYVAANAEVVNSFAKFPSAYLGLVDQDDNLALYDGNLRLVDSKGVVLEDQFDPSKYLDIIAEYVEDWSYMKFPFYKSLGYPGGIYRAGPLGRLNVCKGITTPLANAEFKLYKKLSPNGLVEGSMFFHYARLIELIYSIEKAREILEDKDVTSTDLQVTSSIYNSHGVGVVEAPRGTLFHDYWVDESGKITGVNLIVATGNNNAAMNRSVYEVAHQYIKNGKVTEGILNRVEAAIRCYDPCLSCSTHALGQMPLHIQLRAPDGSIVQDVYS, from the coding sequence ATGGCAAGTAAAACGATTGAAATCAACCCCATAACCAGAGTAGAGGGGCACGGCAAGGTCACCATCCAATTGGACGATGCGGGCAATGCCGTATCGGCCAGGTTCCATAATACTCAGTTCCGTGGCTTTGAGAAGTTTTGTGAAGGACAGGTCTTCCAGGAGATGCCCAATCTGACACCCAGGATATGCGGCATCTGCCCGGTCAGCCACCAGCTTGCATCAGCTAAAGCGTGCGATATGATCTTGGGTAAAGAGCTAACACGGCCGGCCAAGCTTCTCAGAGAGCTGCTGCACCTTGGACAGTACATACAGTCGCATGCCCTTCACTTCTTCCATCTGGCCAGCCCTGATTTTCTGCTGGGCTTCGACTCCGACCCGGCCACCAGAAATGTGATAGGGCTTATCGAAGTTGACCCGGCGCTGGCCACAGAGGCCGTCAAGCTGCGCAGCTTGGGCCAGACCATCATAAAAAAACTCGGCGGTAAGAAAGTGCACATGAACGCTGCCTTGCCGGGCGGTATGACCACCGCCCTCTCCGCCGAAGACAGGGATTATTTCCTCAAACAGATCGATTGGGCGCTTGCTGACGCTCAACTTGCAGTGAAAATATTAAAGGAATACGTTGCAGCTAATGCTGAAGTCGTTAACAGCTTTGCCAAATTTCCTTCGGCCTACCTCGGATTGGTAGACCAGGACGACAATCTCGCCCTTTACGACGGCAACCTGAGGCTGGTCGACTCCAAAGGGGTGGTACTTGAAGACCAGTTCGATCCCTCCAAATACCTCGATATCATTGCCGAGTACGTGGAAGACTGGTCATACATGAAGTTCCCTTTCTATAAAAGCCTGGGCTACCCCGGCGGAATTTATCGCGCCGGACCGTTGGGCCGCCTTAATGTTTGTAAGGGTATCACTACGCCGCTGGCTAATGCCGAATTCAAGCTTTACAAGAAGCTCAGCCCCAACGGCCTGGTCGAAGGCTCCATGTTCTTCCACTACGCACGCCTGATTGAGCTCATCTACTCCATCGAGAAGGCTCGGGAGATACTGGAGGACAAAGACGTCACCTCGACAGACCTGCAGGTCACCTCCAGTATATATAACAGTCATGGTGTTGGCGTCGTCGAAGCACCCAGAGGTACTCTCTTCCATGATTACTGGGTCGACGAGAGCGGAAAGATTACCGGTGTTAACCTGATTGTGGCTACCGGCAACAACAATGCTGCCATGAACCGCTCAGTTTACGAAGTCGCCCACCAGTATATAAAGAACGGCAAGGTCACCGAGGGCATACTAAACAGAGTCGAAGCCGCCATCCGCTGCTACGATCCCTGCCTGTCATGCTCCACTCATGCCCTCGGGCAGATGCCCCTTCACATCCAGCTCAGGGCGCCGGACGGCTCGATAGTACAGGACGTGTATAGCTAA
- a CDS encoding NADP oxidoreductase has protein sequence MAKVKVATVWLESCAGCHMSFLDVDEFIIDLSKLVEFRRSPITDLKDFDDVTVGIVEGSVGNEEEKEVIQELRHHCKILMALGDCACFGGVCAMRNTLDKEAVLKRAYIDTPSTYKGKIPVAPGVPELLDKVYPANQIVKVDCYVPGCPPEPEAIKYGLTELLAGRIPVVPSNIMRFD, from the coding sequence ATGGCAAAAGTAAAAGTAGCGACGGTCTGGCTGGAATCATGTGCAGGTTGTCACATGTCATTCCTCGACGTAGATGAATTCATAATCGACCTTTCGAAGCTGGTCGAATTTCGCAGAAGTCCCATCACCGATCTCAAGGACTTCGACGATGTAACCGTGGGCATAGTTGAAGGCTCCGTCGGCAACGAAGAGGAAAAAGAGGTCATCCAGGAGTTGCGTCATCATTGCAAGATCCTTATGGCACTGGGAGATTGCGCCTGCTTCGGTGGAGTCTGCGCTATGCGCAATACACTCGATAAAGAAGCTGTCCTTAAGCGCGCCTATATAGATACCCCCAGCACATACAAGGGCAAGATTCCGGTAGCTCCCGGAGTCCCCGAATTGCTTGATAAGGTATATCCGGCTAACCAGATTGTAAAAGTGGATTGCTATGTGCCCGGCTGTCCGCCGGAGCCGGAGGCCATTAAATATGGACTTACCGAACTGCTGGCCGGCAGGATACCTGTCGTTCCCAGCAATATAATGCGCTTTGATTAA